In Streptomyces nodosus, one DNA window encodes the following:
- a CDS encoding VOC family protein, with amino-acid sequence MVTDGFTTCLWFDGRAEEAARHYVSIFKNSAIGRIARSTEAGPVPAGAVITVDFVANGQRFVALNGGPKFTFNESVSFQIHCDDQEEVDHYWTALTEGGGEPGACGWLKDRYGVSWQVVPKRLIEMLDDPDREKAARAVGAMLAMGRLDIAALEQAYAGE; translated from the coding sequence ATGGTCACCGACGGATTCACCACCTGCCTCTGGTTCGACGGCCGGGCGGAGGAGGCCGCCCGGCACTATGTCTCGATCTTCAAGAACTCCGCCATAGGGCGGATCGCCCGCTCCACGGAGGCCGGGCCGGTCCCCGCCGGGGCGGTGATCACCGTCGACTTCGTGGCGAACGGCCAGCGCTTTGTCGCGCTGAACGGCGGCCCGAAGTTCACCTTCAACGAGTCGGTCTCCTTCCAGATCCACTGCGACGACCAGGAGGAGGTCGACCACTACTGGACCGCCCTCACCGAGGGCGGCGGAGAGCCGGGCGCCTGCGGCTGGCTCAAGGACCGGTACGGGGTGTCCTGGCAGGTGGTCCCGAAGAGGCTCATCGAGATGCTCGACGACCCGGACCGCGAGAAGGCGGCCCGCGCCGTAGGGGCGATGCTCGCCATGGGCCGGCTCGACATCGCCGCCCTGGAGCAGGCGTACGCGGGGGAGTAG
- a CDS encoding glycoside hydrolase family 43 protein: MRTYTNPVIGGFHPDPSVCRVGDDYYLVCSSFEYFPGVPLFHSRDLVHWRQIGNVLDRTEQLDLPDDLPASDGVYAPTLRHHDGRFYMITTKVGGEGNIIVTGERPEGPWSDPVQVDLPGIDPDLAWDDDGSCWCAVSGVQVARIDPATGEVLEGPLPVWSGTGLQYPEAPHLYRIGAWWYLMLAEGGTAHGHSVSIARARSPRGPYEPAPVNPILSHRSTDLPIQSTGHADLVSAPDGTWWMLLLGTRPRGYFPEFHVLGRETFLTPVEWVDGWPRVGPVRERHPAPAAWHPVEPPPVREEFDTGDLAPHWISPRRRPDGSWSLKERPGWLILTATGDTLDRPGHTLLGRRQQHPDCRAEARMDPGTGRGGLSVRIDEAHHYDIEVGEGTVSVLARIGPLSQCVARRQVPPGEVTVTVEIRTTGVLPPTVTGAESAPGEGLGVRAGGPDTITFSLGGPAPVRLAELDGRYLSTQVATGFTGRVIGMYATRGRVAFDWFDYEPMAGSQD; this comes from the coding sequence ATGCGGACGTACACCAACCCCGTGATCGGCGGCTTCCATCCCGATCCCAGCGTCTGCCGGGTCGGCGACGACTACTACCTGGTGTGCTCCAGCTTCGAGTACTTTCCCGGGGTCCCGCTCTTCCACAGCCGCGACCTGGTCCACTGGCGGCAGATCGGCAATGTGCTGGACAGGACCGAGCAGCTGGACCTGCCGGACGACCTGCCCGCCTCGGACGGCGTCTACGCGCCCACGCTCCGCCATCACGACGGCCGCTTCTACATGATCACCACCAAGGTGGGCGGCGAAGGCAACATCATCGTCACCGGTGAACGCCCCGAGGGCCCCTGGTCGGACCCGGTCCAGGTCGATCTGCCCGGCATCGACCCCGACCTCGCCTGGGACGACGACGGCTCCTGCTGGTGCGCCGTCTCCGGCGTCCAGGTGGCCCGCATCGACCCGGCGACCGGTGAGGTCCTGGAAGGCCCGCTGCCCGTCTGGTCCGGTACGGGACTGCAGTACCCCGAGGCGCCGCATCTGTACCGCATCGGTGCCTGGTGGTATCTGATGCTGGCCGAGGGCGGCACCGCGCACGGGCACAGTGTGTCGATCGCCCGCGCCCGCTCCCCGCGCGGACCCTATGAGCCGGCCCCGGTCAATCCGATCCTCTCCCACCGCAGCACCGACCTGCCGATCCAGAGCACCGGCCACGCCGACCTGGTGTCGGCGCCCGACGGCACCTGGTGGATGCTGCTGCTCGGCACCCGGCCCCGTGGGTACTTCCCCGAGTTCCATGTACTGGGCCGTGAGACGTTTCTGACCCCGGTGGAGTGGGTGGACGGATGGCCCCGGGTGGGGCCGGTACGCGAGCGCCACCCGGCGCCGGCGGCCTGGCATCCCGTCGAACCGCCGCCGGTACGGGAGGAGTTCGACACCGGGGACCTGGCGCCCCACTGGATCTCCCCGCGGCGCAGGCCGGACGGCTCCTGGTCGCTGAAGGAACGGCCGGGGTGGCTGATTCTGACCGCGACCGGGGACACGCTCGACCGCCCCGGGCACACCCTCCTCGGCCGCCGGCAGCAGCACCCCGACTGCCGGGCGGAGGCCCGCATGGACCCCGGCACGGGCCGGGGCGGTCTCTCCGTGCGCATCGACGAGGCCCACCACTACGACATCGAGGTCGGCGAGGGCACGGTGAGCGTGCTCGCCCGCATCGGCCCGCTGAGCCAGTGCGTGGCACGTCGGCAGGTGCCGCCGGGCGAGGTCACCGTGACCGTCGAGATCCGTACGACCGGCGTACTGCCGCCCACCGTCACCGGCGCCGAGAGCGCGCCGGGCGAAGGGCTCGGTGTCCGGGCCGGCGGACCGGACACCATCACCTTCTCCCTCGGCGGACCGGCCCCCGTGCGCCTGGCGGAACTCGACGGCCGCTATCTGTCCACCCAGGTCGCCACCGGCTTCACCGGCCGGGTGATCGGCATGTACGCCACCCGGGGCCGCGTGGCCTTCGACTGGTTCGACTACGAGCCCATGGCCGGCTCCCAGGACTGA
- a CDS encoding S1 family peptidase: protein MSHKRLPKRKTAIAAGSVVAVGAAALLLPNANASQTDASGDFTPSTLKAADVPDRADKLASQLGDAFAGSYYNADKQQMVVNVVGDDSKAVEAVRKAGAVPHQVQNSTATLEMAASTLRTRAAIPGTAWSVDPRTNEIEVIADRTVTGSRWNFLESTVDNLGSGVATLKKSTGTFKTFASGGDAIFSQVNGGGVRCSLGFNVTASDGSPAFLTAGHCGVAARQWSDSQAGSPIATVDQATFPGRGDFSLVTYDDPATQAPSEVDAGNGQIVPINRAAEAVVGQQVFRMGSTTGLHDGTVTGLNATVNFQSDTSPSGVDTVTGLIRTNVCAEPGDSGGSLFTKDGGAVGLTSGGSGDCTRGGETFFQPVTTALQATGATLGESGTAAGSAQQGADPGAPAGGTADQSAMADDRHGRSHHGGAGSHR from the coding sequence TTGAGTCACAAACGCCTGCCCAAGCGCAAGACCGCGATAGCGGCGGGAAGCGTGGTGGCGGTGGGAGCCGCGGCCCTGCTGCTGCCCAACGCCAACGCGTCCCAGACGGACGCGTCCGGCGACTTCACCCCGAGCACGCTCAAGGCGGCCGATGTACCGGACCGTGCCGACAAGCTGGCCTCCCAGCTGGGGGACGCGTTCGCAGGCTCGTACTACAACGCCGACAAGCAGCAGATGGTCGTCAATGTGGTGGGCGACGACAGCAAGGCCGTCGAGGCCGTCAGAAAGGCGGGCGCGGTCCCGCATCAGGTGCAGAACAGCACCGCCACCCTCGAGATGGCCGCCAGCACGCTCCGGACCCGGGCGGCGATCCCCGGCACCGCGTGGTCCGTCGACCCCCGGACCAACGAGATCGAGGTCATCGCCGACCGCACCGTCACCGGCTCCCGGTGGAACTTCCTGGAGTCGACGGTCGACAACCTGGGCTCCGGGGTGGCGACCCTCAAGAAGTCCACCGGGACCTTCAAGACCTTCGCCTCGGGCGGCGACGCCATCTTCTCCCAGGTGAACGGGGGCGGCGTCCGCTGCTCCCTCGGCTTCAACGTCACCGCGAGCGACGGCAGTCCCGCCTTCCTGACCGCCGGACACTGCGGTGTCGCCGCCCGGCAGTGGTCCGACTCCCAGGCCGGAAGCCCCATCGCCACCGTCGACCAGGCCACCTTCCCCGGCCGGGGCGACTTCTCGCTGGTCACCTATGACGACCCCGCCACCCAGGCGCCGAGCGAGGTCGACGCCGGCAACGGGCAGATCGTGCCCATCAACCGGGCCGCGGAGGCGGTGGTGGGCCAGCAGGTCTTCCGGATGGGCAGCACCACCGGTCTGCACGACGGCACCGTCACCGGCCTCAACGCCACCGTCAACTTCCAGAGCGACACGAGCCCGTCCGGCGTCGACACCGTCACCGGGCTCATCCGGACCAATGTCTGCGCCGAGCCCGGCGACAGCGGCGGTTCCCTGTTCACCAAGGACGGCGGCGCGGTCGGTCTGACCTCGGGCGGCAGCGGCGACTGCACCCGGGGCGGCGAGACCTTCTTCCAGCCGGTGACCACCGCCCTCCAGGCGACCGGTGCGACCCTCGGCGAGAGCGGCACCGCCGCCGGCTCCGCCCAGCAGGGCGCCGACCCCGGTGCCCCGGCGGGCGGTACGGCGGACCAGTCCGCCATGGCCGACGACCGGCACGGTCGGTCGCACCACGGCGGAGCGGGATCGCACCGCTGA
- a CDS encoding SpoIIE family protein phosphatase produces MGSEGAAARGSRTLRAELALKALVADLEPGERLRRVLEQGLVFAGAALTAAYTPDGAADTLSLVDSAGVPRTLYGLRESYPLPGASPVADAHRTGQPLWLTARDLGARADAHRLPVRDFSLAAVPLGAGGCLVAVGDGPDGFDDEQRSCLRLLAGAVARPAPARGGTGRPPGSSFSLAVGSGRIDVDDETLDLFGVERHGFDGRVETLLARTVPEDLPSLMSVVEAGHRSIGERELEFRILQPSGEPKWLRLRGRLLPAGDGRPARLVGTVADASKLRPAVSDVTRIQRLAAALATAGTVRDVGGAVVAALRTPLGADRVALAELESDRLVVTVLDPPEPEAWPQLWRSEWRSEWPDAPVRAMPTLAAALREGRAAIWSVGADLEPALAEVGPGGLAVLPLPAGGSVAGVCLIGWDDPHDFGPDERALLTAVAGLAGQALVRAHAFDAEHELISMLQRALLPRRLPRLPGGEAVARYLPTTAGLELGGDWYDVIPLPDNHVAFVIGDVQGHNAGAATLMGQMRTALRAYAAEGHPPDVVVSHANRLLVEMESDLFATCCYVDVDMEEGTAWSVRAGHLPPVLRHPDGSTEIPESEGGPPLGVLTQADFPMSPLALRPGTVLALTTDGLVESADLDIEDGLARLSGELSAADPGHLGTVADALLAGANRSDDVALLLMRYDGMAVRPRRESWTVWRVPEAVRHARRFTLRALRVWGVSEERDTILLVVSELVTNALVHTDGQVRLDLALFHQRLRIAVADASPRTPVKPTSIGWEATGGRGILLVEAVSATWGALPVGGGKQVWADIALEGEPQAGG; encoded by the coding sequence GTGGGCAGTGAGGGCGCTGCGGCGCGCGGGTCGAGGACGCTCCGTGCCGAACTTGCCCTGAAGGCCCTGGTCGCGGACCTCGAACCAGGTGAACGCCTGCGCCGCGTACTCGAACAGGGGCTGGTCTTCGCCGGAGCGGCCCTCACCGCCGCCTATACGCCGGACGGGGCCGCCGACACGCTGTCCCTCGTCGATTCGGCCGGTGTGCCGCGAACGCTGTACGGGCTGCGGGAGTCCTACCCCCTCCCAGGTGCGAGCCCCGTCGCGGACGCCCACCGCACCGGACAGCCTCTCTGGCTCACCGCCCGGGACCTCGGCGCCCGCGCCGATGCGCACCGCCTGCCCGTCAGGGACTTCTCCCTGGCCGCCGTGCCGCTGGGCGCCGGTGGCTGTCTGGTCGCCGTCGGCGACGGCCCGGACGGCTTCGACGACGAACAACGCTCCTGTCTCCGGCTCCTGGCCGGGGCCGTGGCCCGACCGGCCCCGGCCAGGGGCGGCACCGGTCGGCCGCCCGGAAGCTCCTTCAGCCTCGCCGTGGGCAGCGGCCGGATCGACGTCGACGACGAGACGCTGGACCTGTTCGGTGTGGAACGGCACGGCTTCGACGGCCGGGTGGAGACCCTGCTGGCCCGCACCGTGCCGGAGGACCTGCCCTCCCTGATGTCCGTGGTCGAGGCCGGCCACCGGTCCATCGGTGAGCGGGAGCTGGAGTTCCGTATCCTCCAGCCCTCCGGCGAGCCGAAGTGGCTGCGGCTGCGGGGGCGTCTGCTGCCCGCCGGGGACGGCCGCCCGGCCCGGCTGGTCGGCACGGTCGCGGACGCCTCCAAGCTGCGCCCCGCCGTCAGCGATGTCACCCGGATCCAGCGACTCGCCGCGGCCCTCGCCACCGCGGGCACCGTCCGCGACGTGGGCGGGGCCGTGGTCGCCGCACTGCGCACCCCGCTGGGGGCCGACCGGGTCGCCCTCGCCGAGCTGGAGTCGGACCGGCTGGTCGTCACCGTCCTGGACCCGCCCGAACCGGAGGCCTGGCCCCAGCTGTGGCGGAGCGAGTGGCGCTCGGAGTGGCCCGACGCGCCCGTACGCGCCATGCCGACCCTCGCCGCCGCACTGCGCGAGGGCCGCGCCGCGATCTGGTCCGTCGGCGCCGACCTGGAACCCGCGCTCGCGGAGGTCGGCCCCGGTGGCCTCGCCGTACTGCCGCTGCCCGCCGGGGGCAGCGTGGCCGGCGTCTGTCTGATCGGCTGGGACGACCCGCACGACTTCGGACCCGACGAACGCGCCCTGCTCACCGCCGTGGCCGGCCTCGCCGGACAGGCACTGGTACGCGCCCACGCCTTCGACGCCGAGCATGAACTCATCAGCATGCTCCAGCGCGCCCTGCTGCCGCGCCGGCTGCCCCGGCTGCCCGGTGGGGAAGCCGTCGCGCGCTATCTGCCCACCACCGCGGGCCTGGAACTCGGCGGCGACTGGTACGACGTGATCCCGCTGCCCGACAACCATGTCGCCTTCGTCATCGGCGACGTCCAGGGCCACAACGCCGGCGCCGCCACCCTGATGGGCCAGATGCGTACGGCCCTGCGCGCCTACGCCGCCGAGGGACACCCCCCGGACGTGGTCGTCTCGCACGCCAACCGGCTGCTGGTGGAGATGGAGTCCGACCTCTTCGCCACCTGCTGCTATGTCGATGTCGACATGGAGGAGGGCACCGCGTGGAGCGTGCGCGCCGGACACCTCCCGCCGGTGCTGCGCCACCCGGACGGCAGCACCGAGATCCCCGAGTCGGAGGGCGGACCGCCGCTCGGCGTCCTCACCCAGGCCGACTTCCCGATGAGCCCACTGGCGCTGAGGCCCGGCACGGTCCTCGCCCTGACCACCGACGGACTGGTCGAGTCAGCCGACCTCGACATCGAGGACGGTCTGGCGCGTCTGTCCGGCGAACTGTCCGCCGCCGACCCCGGCCACCTCGGTACGGTCGCGGACGCCCTGCTCGCCGGCGCCAACCGCAGCGACGACGTGGCGCTGCTGCTGATGCGCTACGACGGTATGGCGGTACGCCCGCGGCGCGAGAGCTGGACGGTGTGGCGGGTGCCCGAAGCGGTGCGGCACGCCCGCCGCTTCACCCTGCGTGCCCTGCGTGTCTGGGGCGTGTCGGAGGAACGCGACACGATCCTGCTGGTCGTGTCCGAGCTGGTCACCAACGCCCTGGTGCACACCGACGGCCAGGTCCGTCTCGACCTCGCCCTCTTCCACCAGCGGCTGCGTATCGCGGTCGCCGACGCCTCGCCCCGCACACCGGTCAAGCCGACCAGTATCGGCTGGGAGGCCACGGGGGGCCGCGGCATCCTGCTCGTCGAGGCCGTGTCGGCGACCTGGGGGGCCCTGCCGGTCGGCGGCGGCAAGCAGGTGTGGGCGGACATCGCCCTGGAGGGGGAACCGCAGGCCGGCGGTTAA
- a CDS encoding elongation factor G, giving the protein MHTLNLGILAHVDAGKTSLTERLLHTAGVIDEIGSVDDGSTRTDSLALERRRGITIKSAVVSFALDDITVNLIDTPGHPDFIAEVERVLSVLDGAVLVVSAVEGVQAQTRILMRTLRRLRIPTLVFVNKIDRRGAHHDRTLRALATRLTGAVVPMVRPHGLGTQDAGVRPHGAQDPGFEGQLLDALAEHDEALLTTYVQDTVSYERLRAALVEQTRRARVHPVFFGSAITGAGVPELVEGIKELLPAAEGDPEGPVSGTVFKVERGAAGEKIAYARVFSGTVRNRDRLLLHDGREGKVTATGVFDGGADIREAPVTAGRIGKLWGLADIRIGDCFGDPPRADGTQHHFAPPTLETVVVPARARERGALHLALTQLAEQDPLIGLRQDEIRQEISVSLYGEVQKEVLQTTLAEEYGLEVTFRETTPLCVERPVGTGAAVEFNKKDPNPFLATVGLRIDPAPVGSGVEFRLEVELGSMPYAFFKAVEDTVTETLTQGLHGWQVTDCTVTMTHSGYSPRQSHAHQGFDKSMSSTGADFRGLTPLVVMSALQCAGTQVFEPMHRFRVRAPADTLGALLPVLARRRAVPGTTELLGDACVLTGRVPAAQVHALEQSLPGPTHGEGEWESEFDHYAAVTVGAPPDRPRTDHDPLDRETYLMRVLRRMPGQAAEVN; this is encoded by the coding sequence GTGCACACACTGAACCTGGGAATCCTGGCCCATGTGGACGCCGGTAAGACGAGCCTCACCGAGCGGCTTCTGCACACGGCCGGAGTCATCGACGAGATCGGCAGCGTCGACGACGGCAGCACCCGGACCGATTCCCTCGCGCTGGAGCGGCGGCGCGGCATCACCATCAAGTCCGCCGTGGTCTCGTTCGCGCTGGACGACATCACCGTCAATCTGATCGACACTCCGGGACACCCCGACTTCATCGCCGAGGTGGAGCGGGTGCTGAGCGTGCTCGACGGCGCGGTGCTCGTCGTCTCGGCGGTGGAGGGCGTCCAGGCCCAGACGCGCATCCTGATGCGGACCCTGCGGCGGCTGCGGATTCCCACGCTGGTCTTCGTCAACAAGATCGACCGCCGTGGCGCCCACCACGACCGTACGCTCCGGGCGTTGGCCACCCGGCTGACCGGCGCGGTCGTCCCCATGGTCCGCCCGCACGGCCTCGGCACACAGGACGCCGGGGTACGGCCCCACGGCGCCCAGGACCCCGGGTTCGAAGGGCAGTTGCTCGATGCGCTCGCCGAACACGACGAGGCCCTGCTGACCACCTATGTCCAGGACACGGTGTCGTACGAACGGCTGCGCGCCGCCCTGGTGGAGCAGACCCGGCGCGCCCGGGTCCACCCGGTGTTCTTCGGCTCGGCGATCACCGGCGCGGGCGTCCCGGAGCTGGTGGAAGGCATCAAGGAACTGCTGCCGGCCGCCGAGGGCGACCCCGAAGGGCCGGTCTCCGGCACGGTCTTCAAGGTCGAACGGGGCGCCGCGGGCGAGAAGATCGCCTATGCGCGGGTGTTCTCCGGGACCGTACGGAACCGTGACCGGCTGCTGCTCCACGACGGCAGGGAGGGCAAGGTCACCGCGACCGGGGTCTTCGACGGGGGCGCCGACATCCGTGAGGCACCCGTGACGGCCGGCCGGATCGGCAAGCTCTGGGGGCTTGCGGACATCCGCATCGGCGACTGCTTCGGCGACCCGCCCCGGGCGGACGGGACACAGCACCACTTCGCCCCGCCCACCCTGGAGACGGTCGTCGTGCCCGCCCGCGCGCGAGAGCGGGGAGCCCTGCATCTCGCGCTGACCCAACTGGCGGAGCAGGACCCGCTGATCGGTCTGCGGCAGGACGAGATCCGCCAGGAGATCTCCGTCTCCCTCTACGGCGAGGTGCAGAAGGAGGTCCTCCAGACGACCCTCGCCGAGGAGTACGGCCTCGAGGTCACCTTCCGGGAGACGACACCGCTGTGCGTCGAACGGCCCGTCGGCACCGGCGCGGCCGTCGAGTTCAACAAGAAGGACCCCAACCCCTTCCTCGCCACCGTCGGCCTGCGCATCGATCCGGCTCCGGTCGGATCGGGCGTGGAGTTCCGCCTGGAGGTCGAACTCGGCTCGATGCCGTACGCCTTCTTCAAGGCCGTCGAGGACACGGTGACCGAGACCCTGACGCAGGGCCTGCACGGCTGGCAGGTCACCGACTGCACGGTCACCATGACGCACTCCGGCTACTCCCCGCGCCAGAGCCATGCCCACCAGGGCTTCGACAAGAGCATGTCCAGCACCGGAGCGGACTTCCGGGGCCTGACCCCCCTGGTCGTGATGAGCGCGCTGCAGTGCGCCGGCACCCAGGTGTTCGAGCCGATGCACCGCTTCCGGGTCCGGGCCCCGGCGGACACGCTCGGCGCGCTGCTGCCGGTGCTCGCCCGGCGGCGTGCCGTGCCGGGGACCACGGAACTGCTCGGCGATGCCTGTGTCCTGACGGGCCGGGTGCCGGCGGCCCAGGTGCACGCCCTGGAGCAGTCGCTGCCCGGACCGACCCATGGCGAGGGCGAGTGGGAGTCGGAGTTCGACCACTATGCGGCGGTGACGGTCGGTGCGCCGCCGGACCGCCCGCGCACCGACCACGACCCGCTCGACCGCGAGACCTATCTGATGCGGGTGCTGCGG